A single region of the Acetivibrio cellulolyticus CD2 genome encodes:
- a CDS encoding ATP-dependent Clp protease proteolytic subunit produces the protein MQHPCYSGFAISDTVKFINCDVSTIAMNKTCGMAAFLLSSGN, from the coding sequence GTGCAGCATCCATGCTACTCTGGCTTTGCTATATCTGATACTGTTAAGTTTATAAATTGTGATGTATCTACTATAGCTATGAATAAAACTTGTGGAATGGCTGCATTTTTATTGTCATCAGGTAATTAA
- a CDS encoding FAD-dependent oxidoreductase produces MIEKYDKIIIGAGLYGLYSALFCGQKGQHVLVLECDPTPFRRATYINQARVHQGYHYPRSISTAMKSAGYFERFSEDYGFCINREFNKVYATSRQYSWSNGEQFKNFCKAAKIQCEELHPKRFFKKGMCDGAFLTKEYTYDATILKDYFIGKLSSMSNVKIQYGINIQRVEQQPNCYVILTDDGKNYQTEFLLNATYAATNQILEMVGFEKFKIKYELCEIILCDVNDRLKQYGFTIMDGPFFSIIPFGKTGLHSLTSVTFTPHTTSSDELPTFACQKESNGNCSTKRLGNCNDCPAKPETAFPYMANLARKYLKDEYGFEYRNSLFSMKPILISSEIDDSRPTVIRTYSKNPTFVGVLSGKINTVYDLDEVLGDEK; encoded by the coding sequence ATGATAGAAAAGTACGACAAAATAATTATAGGCGCAGGTTTGTATGGGTTATATTCTGCCCTTTTTTGCGGACAAAAAGGACAACATGTGCTTGTGCTAGAATGCGACCCTACACCTTTTCGAAGAGCGACTTACATTAACCAGGCAAGGGTGCATCAGGGATATCATTATCCAAGATCAATATCTACTGCGATGAAGTCAGCTGGATATTTTGAAAGATTTAGTGAAGACTATGGATTTTGTATTAACAGAGAATTTAACAAAGTTTACGCCACATCAAGACAATATTCATGGTCGAATGGCGAACAATTTAAGAACTTTTGTAAAGCAGCAAAAATTCAATGTGAGGAATTGCATCCGAAAAGATTTTTTAAGAAGGGTATGTGTGATGGTGCGTTTCTTACTAAAGAATATACATATGATGCGACGATTTTGAAGGATTACTTCATAGGCAAATTATCTAGTATGAGTAATGTGAAAATCCAGTATGGAATCAATATACAAAGAGTAGAACAACAACCAAATTGCTACGTGATTCTAACAGATGATGGTAAAAATTATCAGACAGAATTCCTTTTGAATGCTACATATGCAGCGACTAATCAGATATTAGAAATGGTGGGTTTTGAAAAATTCAAAATAAAGTATGAACTATGTGAAATTATTTTATGTGATGTTAATGACAGATTGAAACAATATGGTTTTACCATAATGGACGGTCCTTTCTTTTCAATTATACCTTTTGGAAAAACGGGCTTACATTCTCTTACGTCTGTTACGTTTACGCCGCATACTACCAGCTCTGACGAACTCCCAACATTTGCATGTCAAAAAGAAAGCAATGGAAATTGTTCTACAAAACGCTTAGGAAACTGCAATGACTGTCCTGCAAAACCAGAAACTGCATTTCCCTATATGGCAAATCTAGCAAGAAAATATCTTAAAGATGAATATGGCTTTGAATATAGAAATTCTCTGTTTTCAATGAAGCCAATATTGATAAGCTCTGAAATAGATGATTCTAGACCTACAGTAATAAGAACATATTCTAAGAATCCTACTTTTGTAGGTGTTCTGTCGGGAAAAATTAATACAGTTTACGACTTAGACGAGGTGCTAGGTGATGAAAAATAA
- a CDS encoding glycosyltransferase, with amino-acid sequence MKNKEKNFVSAIIYVHNKENRIERFLKTIVSVLEDNFENSEIICVNDNSNDESIQKIKAVSAQAKSTSISVLNMSYFHGLEMSMNAGMDLAIGDFVFEFDSTTMDYDVEEIMKIYRRSLEGYDIVSASPNKKKKISSSIFYFVFDKFTDLSYKMTTESFRILSRRVINRISSMNKTVPYRKAIYANCGLKTDSIIYEVKKTDSTADKKEHKYRRGLATDSLILFTDVGYRFSTLMTFFMMLMTVFMVIYSLVIYCTGTPVEGWTTTILFLSVAFFGLFAILTIVIKYLQLLIELVFKRKRYSFESIEKLTK; translated from the coding sequence ATGAAAAATAAAGAGAAAAATTTTGTATCCGCTATTATATATGTACATAATAAAGAGAATAGAATCGAAAGATTTTTAAAAACTATCGTTTCTGTTTTAGAAGATAATTTCGAAAACTCTGAGATTATCTGTGTTAATGACAATTCTAATGATGAAAGCATACAGAAAATCAAAGCGGTGAGCGCACAGGCAAAGAGCACAAGTATATCAGTACTCAATATGAGTTATTTCCATGGCCTTGAAATGTCTATGAATGCAGGAATGGACTTAGCAATAGGGGATTTTGTGTTCGAGTTTGATTCCACAACAATGGACTATGATGTGGAAGAGATTATGAAAATATATAGACGTTCTCTTGAAGGCTATGACATTGTAAGTGCATCTCCAAATAAGAAAAAGAAAATTTCTTCTAGTATCTTTTATTTTGTATTTGATAAATTTACTGATCTTTCATATAAGATGACTACAGAAAGTTTTCGCATTTTAAGCCGCCGGGTGATCAATCGCATTAGCAGTATGAATAAGACAGTTCCATATAGGAAAGCAATTTATGCAAATTGTGGTTTAAAAACAGATAGTATTATTTATGAAGTAAAGAAGACCGATTCAACAGCTGATAAAAAAGAACATAAGTATAGAAGAGGATTGGCGACAGATTCATTAATTCTTTTTACGGATGTGGGATATAGATTTTCCACATTAATGACCTTTTTTATGATGCTTATGACAGTCTTTATGGTCATATATTCCCTGGTTATCTATTGCACAGGCACTCCGGTAGAAGGTTGGACAACTACAATTCTTTTCCTCTCAGTTGCATTCTTTGGTTTGTTTGCTATTTTGACTATTGTTATTAAATACCTGCAGCTTCTAATTGAACTGGTATTCAAGAGAAAAAGATATAGTTTTGAAAGCATTGAAAAATTAACGAAGTAG
- a CDS encoding sugar nucleotide-binding protein, translating to MKALVGYTGFVGSNIYAEGTFDVAYNSKNIEEAYGTNPDLLIYAGLRAEKYLANNAPEKDMELIFQAEKNIAAIKPKKLVLISTIDVFKSPKNVDENAGIDTENLHAYGYNRYQLECWVRENFPDALIIRLPGLFGANLKKNFIYDFINLIPFMLKKEKMDELSLKDPDLKQYYQLQDNGFYKVRNLEDTDKGMLKEKFRRLGFSALNFTDSRSIYQFYPLKRLWSDIHIAIDHDIKLWHPATEPISAGELYKYLTGEEFINELPGMPADYDFRTVYDAIFGGGSGYICNKKEVLRRVKEYVEQ from the coding sequence ATGAAGGCTTTAGTAGGATATACCGGCTTTGTGGGAAGCAATATATATGCAGAAGGAACATTTGACGTAGCATATAATTCAAAAAACATCGAAGAAGCTTATGGAACAAATCCGGACCTTTTAATATATGCAGGACTGCGGGCAGAAAAGTATCTAGCAAATAATGCACCCGAAAAAGATATGGAGTTAATTTTTCAGGCCGAAAAAAATATTGCTGCCATCAAGCCTAAGAAACTTGTGCTGATTTCAACAATAGATGTATTCAAATCTCCCAAAAATGTAGATGAAAATGCGGGTATTGATACAGAAAATTTGCATGCATATGGATACAACAGATATCAGTTAGAATGCTGGGTAAGGGAGAATTTCCCTGACGCATTGATTATTCGCTTACCAGGTCTTTTTGGAGCAAATCTAAAAAAGAATTTTATTTATGATTTTATCAATTTGATTCCTTTTATGTTGAAGAAGGAAAAGATGGATGAACTTTCTTTGAAAGATCCGGACTTGAAGCAATATTATCAATTGCAGGATAATGGCTTTTATAAAGTAAGAAATCTAGAGGATACGGATAAAGGAATGCTTAAAGAAAAGTTCAGACGCCTTGGGTTTAGTGCCTTGAATTTCACAGATAGTAGGAGCATTTATCAATTTTATCCGCTGAAACGTTTATGGAGCGACATTCATATTGCTATTGACCACGATATCAAATTATGGCATCCTGCTACAGAACCTATTTCGGCAGGAGAACTTTATAAGTATCTTACAGGTGAAGAATTTATAAATGAACTTCCAGGAATGCCTGCAGATTATGATTTCAGGACGGTATATGATGCGATATTTGGCGGGGGTAGTGGATATATCTGTAATAAGAAAGAGGTTCTAAGAAGAGTCAAGGAGTATGTGGAACAATGA
- a CDS encoding sugar phosphate isomerase/epimerase family protein translates to MNLSISNIAWESKDDLQVYDLMKKYKYIGLEIAPTRIFSDAPYEKIADAVTWSEKLRKEYDFVISSMQSIWYGRHEKLFGSDEERKTLLDYTKMSIDFAAAVGCKNLVFGCPRNRNLPEGASQDIAVEFFKELGDYAARVGNIIGMEANPPIYNTNYINDTTAALELIPRVNSKGFLLNLDVGTMLHNRENVCELVGQVKYINHVHISEPGLKTIIKHDLHQKLKDILLGEDYQGFISIEMSRTEDLKALEEVMKYVQEVFAG, encoded by the coding sequence ATGAATTTATCAATATCTAATATTGCTTGGGAGTCGAAAGATGACTTACAGGTATATGATCTTATGAAGAAATATAAATATATTGGCCTTGAAATTGCTCCGACCAGAATATTTTCAGATGCACCTTACGAGAAGATTGCTGATGCTGTGACATGGAGTGAAAAGCTGAGGAAGGAATATGATTTTGTGATTTCTTCTATGCAGTCAATCTGGTATGGCCGTCACGAAAAACTGTTCGGCTCAGACGAAGAAAGAAAGACGCTTTTAGATTATACAAAGATGTCCATAGATTTTGCGGCGGCTGTAGGCTGTAAAAACCTTGTATTTGGATGCCCAAGAAATCGCAATTTACCGGAAGGGGCAAGTCAGGATATTGCTGTAGAGTTTTTTAAGGAATTAGGTGATTACGCGGCCCGCGTTGGAAACATCATAGGAATGGAGGCCAATCCCCCTATTTACAATACAAATTATATCAATGATACAACAGCTGCATTGGAGCTGATTCCACGTGTCAATTCAAAAGGTTTTCTGCTGAATTTAGATGTTGGAACTATGCTGCATAATAGAGAAAATGTATGCGAGCTTGTTGGACAAGTAAAGTATATCAATCATGTTCATATCAGTGAACCTGGGCTTAAGACTATTATAAAACATGATTTACATCAAAAACTAAAAGATATTTTATTGGGTGAAGACTATCAAGGCTTTATTTCAATTGAAATGAGCAGGACAGAAGATTTGAAAGCTTTGGAAGAAGTTATGAAGTATGTCCAGGAGGTTTTTGCAGGATGA
- a CDS encoding MFS transporter: protein MDKQKLWTKEFIISACVNFFVALNFYLLMIITSEYSISKFNSSPNTAGFAASIFIIGALISRVFTGRFIARTGYKNMLFIGVIAGLVMSLAYYGINSIMRLLIIRFFHGVAFGITSTSTATIVSDIIPEERRGEGIGYYSLSQILATAIGPFLGIFLSQLGSYSVIFATCTIASVINLLIVPFLSLRKKEFKHVQQSGMPGGRISNFVEPKAISISIVCLLIYMCYSNIVSFLAVYAKEINLADAARFFFIVYAVVVLISRPMVGKLIDSKGENTIMYPAIIVFSVGVFVFSHSYYGFMLLLSAVLVGLGFGAIASSTQTIAVKVTPPHRLGLANSTYYMLCDIGMGIGPLAVGFIIPYTGYRGMYTIVSAIALVCILLYYLLHGKKVTNENSAHKQDTLN from the coding sequence ATGGACAAACAAAAATTATGGACGAAAGAATTTATAATAAGCGCCTGCGTTAATTTCTTTGTTGCGTTGAACTTTTACTTGTTAATGATAATTACTTCTGAATATTCAATAAGTAAATTTAACTCATCGCCGAACACGGCTGGTTTTGCCGCCAGCATATTTATAATCGGCGCTCTGATTTCGCGTGTGTTCACAGGGAGATTTATAGCACGGACCGGTTATAAAAATATGCTTTTTATCGGTGTTATAGCAGGTTTAGTTATGTCGCTCGCTTATTATGGAATTAACAGCATTATGCGCCTGCTTATTATCCGATTTTTTCATGGCGTAGCGTTCGGTATTACCTCTACGTCAACAGCTACAATCGTATCGGATATTATACCGGAGGAAAGAAGAGGCGAAGGCATTGGGTATTACTCATTAAGCCAAATTCTTGCCACGGCGATCGGCCCCTTTTTAGGCATTTTTTTAAGCCAGCTTGGAAGTTACAGCGTGATTTTTGCCACATGTACAATTGCTTCAGTAATCAATCTTTTAATAGTACCATTTCTATCTCTGCGCAAAAAAGAATTCAAACATGTGCAACAGAGCGGAATGCCTGGAGGCAGGATAAGTAATTTTGTCGAACCAAAAGCTATCTCAATTTCAATCGTTTGTTTGCTGATATATATGTGTTATTCAAACATTGTGTCTTTTCTTGCTGTATACGCTAAAGAAATCAATTTGGCGGATGCGGCCAGATTCTTTTTTATCGTTTATGCTGTTGTCGTTTTAATTTCGAGGCCAATGGTTGGCAAGCTTATAGATTCCAAAGGTGAAAATACAATCATGTACCCTGCAATTATAGTATTTTCAGTAGGTGTGTTCGTGTTCAGCCATAGCTATTACGGCTTTATGCTTTTATTATCGGCAGTTTTAGTCGGCCTTGGATTCGGCGCCATTGCATCAAGCACACAGACAATCGCGGTAAAAGTAACTCCCCCCCATCGTTTAGGGTTGGCAAATTCGACATATTACATGCTTTGTGACATTGGGATGGGAATAGGCCCCTTGGCTGTGGGATTTATTATTCCATACACCGGTTATAGGGGGATGTATACTATTGTATCAGCCATTGCTCTTGTATGCATCTTACTGTATTATTTACTGCACGGTAAAAAAGTAACGAATGAAAATAGTGCGCATAAACAGGACACATTAAATTAA
- a CDS encoding iron-containing alcohol dehydrogenase, with the protein MNNFDFCSPTYFVFGKSRETETGKYVAKFGGKKVLIHYGGQSAIKSGLLERVKKSLDEEGILYVELGGVKPNPRSELVYEGISLCKKEQVDFILAVGGGSVIDSAKAIAMGIVYDGDFWDFFSGKSPVKALPIGTVLTISAAGSEGSENTVITKEDGMLKRGAGGDCLRPKFSILNPELTMTLPAYQTACGATDIMAHVFERYFTNTKDVEITDRLCEAVLMTMIKETPKAIKDPNDYGARANIMWAGMVAHNNIVGVGREQDWNSHGIEHELSALYDCAHGAGLAVIMPAWMSYVVEHHDCMRFAQMAVRVFGCEMDFENPKATALEGINAFKSFLSSIGMPVNFKELGARKEDIPTLVDKFGIGDGTTGGYVPLDKNAVTAIYELAV; encoded by the coding sequence ATGAATAATTTCGATTTTTGTAGTCCGACTTATTTTGTATTCGGTAAAAGCAGAGAGACGGAAACGGGAAAATACGTTGCAAAATTCGGGGGAAAGAAAGTTTTAATTCATTATGGCGGTCAATCGGCAATAAAATCAGGGCTTCTTGAACGTGTTAAAAAGTCATTGGACGAAGAAGGAATCCTATATGTAGAGTTGGGTGGAGTAAAACCAAATCCGAGAAGTGAATTGGTGTATGAAGGCATATCACTGTGCAAAAAGGAACAGGTAGATTTTATTTTGGCAGTAGGCGGAGGAAGCGTTATTGATTCTGCAAAGGCTATTGCTATGGGAATAGTATACGATGGAGACTTTTGGGACTTTTTTAGTGGAAAAAGCCCTGTGAAAGCACTTCCAATAGGAACAGTTTTGACTATTTCAGCAGCGGGTAGTGAAGGTTCTGAGAATACTGTTATTACAAAAGAGGATGGAATGCTAAAAAGAGGTGCCGGTGGAGATTGTCTCCGTCCTAAATTTTCAATTCTTAATCCCGAACTTACTATGACTCTTCCAGCTTATCAGACAGCTTGTGGTGCAACCGATATTATGGCTCATGTATTTGAGCGCTATTTTACAAATACAAAGGATGTAGAGATTACGGATCGTTTATGTGAAGCGGTGTTAATGACAATGATAAAAGAAACTCCAAAGGCAATAAAAGATCCAAATGATTATGGAGCACGTGCTAACATTATGTGGGCAGGAATGGTTGCGCATAATAATATTGTTGGTGTAGGAAGAGAGCAGGATTGGAACAGCCATGGTATTGAGCATGAATTGTCTGCTTTATACGACTGTGCACATGGTGCCGGTCTTGCTGTTATCATGCCCGCATGGATGTCGTATGTAGTGGAACATCATGATTGTATGCGGTTTGCACAGATGGCAGTGAGAGTATTCGGCTGCGAAATGGACTTTGAGAACCCAAAGGCAACAGCATTGGAAGGAATTAATGCCTTTAAGAGTTTTTTGTCTTCCATAGGAATGCCTGTTAATTTCAAAGAGCTAGGAGCAAGAAAAGAAGATATTCCCACACTCGTGGATAAATTTGGTATTGGTGATGGAACTACAGGTGGATATGTGCCTTTAGATAAAAATGCAGTTACAGCTATTTATGAGTTGGCGGTATAG